CGTCGGCCCTCGCTCCCGGGTGCCCAGCGTGGAGATCACCGCATCGCGGCCGGCCACGAGCGGCGCGAGCTGACCCGCATCCAGCACGTCGGTCCGGACCACGTCCAGCCGGGGATGGGCCGGGGCCGACAGCCGGGCCGGATCGCGGACCAGCGCGGTGACCTCGTCTCCGTCTTTCAGCGCCTGGCTGACGACCTGGGTGCCGATGCCGCCGGTGGCGCCGATCACGGTGATTTTCATGCCCACCCTCCCTGGTTGGTGAGTACTCACCAACCTAGACTGACGACGCAGCCACGCCGATGTCAAGGGAGAGCGCGCTGAGCACCCGAGACCGAATCCTCGACGCCGCAGCAGCCGTCATGCGGGAACGCGGCATGGCGCATGCGACCACCAAGGAGATCGCCAAAGCCGCCGGCCTCTCCGAGGCGGCGCTCTACAAGCACTTCACGGACAAGACCGAGCTGTTCGTCCGCGTGCTCGCCGAGCGGTTGCCCCGGTTCCTGCCCACGATCGAGACGCTGGACGTCGAGGCGGGAACCGTCGTCGACAACCTGCGAACGGTCGCCGAGGCAGCGATCACGTTCTACGCCGACAGCTTCCCGATCTCGGTGTCGATCTTCGCCGAGCCGAAGGTGCTCCACGCCCATCGAGCCGCTCTCCGGCGTACCGGAGCCGGTCCGCACAAAGCCAACGAGGCGCTGGCCGAGTACCTCGCCGCGGAGAAGGAACGCGGCCGGATCCACGCGGACGCCGACCCGTCGTCGTTGGCCGCCCTGGTGTTGGGCGCGTGCTTCCAGCACGCGTTCCTGCATCAATTCGCAGACGACGAGCAGGTGGACGCCGCCGGGGCAGCCGACCGTCTCATCACCGCGCTGGCGCCGGCGCTGCTGCCCTGAGCGCCGACCGTCGCGGACCGGAACGATCGTCGGTTAGTCGTCCGGAGGGACCACTGAGCAGCGTCGATACGCACCGCGACGCGCCGGGTGTGGCCCGTGCAACCGGCGGTCGTGCCGGTTCGCCCGGGAACGCTCGGTACGCTGAATCGCTGGAAACGCAGCATCCCGCCACTGGTTGGAGTATCCGTGCCCGCGTCGACCCGCGTCGTCGTCGATGTCATGCTCAAGCCCGAAATCCTCGACCCGCAGGGCCAGGCCATCGCCAACGCCCTGCCCACCCTCGGGTTCTCTTCGATCGCCGCTGTCCGGCAGGGCAAGCGCTTCGAGGTCGAACTCGCCGGTGAGGCCACCGAAGAGGCTCTGGACGAGGTGCGCCGCGCTGCCGCGACGCTGCTCGCCAACCCGGTGATCGAGGACTTCGAGGTCCGTGTCGAGGTTGCGCAGTGAGCCCTCGGATCGGAGTCATCACCTTTCCCGGTTCGCTCGACGACCGGGACGCGCTGCGCGCGGTCAAGCTGGCCGGCGGTGAGCCGGTTTCCCTCTGGCACGCGGACGCCGACCTGCGCGGCGTCGACGCGGTGATCCTGCCCGGCGGCTTCTCGTACGGCGACTACCTGCGCTGCGGCGCGATCGCCCGGTTCGCACCGGCGATGAACACGCTCGTTGACGCGGCCAAGGGCGGCCTGCCGGTGCTCGGCATCTGCAACGGCTTCCAGGTGCTCTGCGAGTCGCACCTGCTGCCCGGTGCGCTTCGCCGCAACCACCACCTGCACTTCCGCAACCGCGACCAGAAGCTGCGGATCGAGTCCACCTCCACCCGCTGGACGCAGGACTACCAGGAGGGCGAGGAGATCCTCATCCCGCTGAAGAGCGGTGAGGGTGCCTACATCGCCGACGAGAAGACGCTCGACGCGCTGGAGGCCGAGGGCCGGGTGATCGCCCGTTACGTCGGTAACCCGAACGGCTCGCTGCGCGACATCGCCGGCATCAGCAACGAGGCCGGGAACGTCGTCGGGCTGATGCCGCACCCGGAGCACGCGATCGAGGCACTGACCGGTCCGTCCACCGACGGGCTCGGCTTTTTCACTTCCGTGATCCGAGCGCTGGTGCCCGCGTGACCGACACCGTTTCCCAGGCCCAACAGTCCCCGGACGCCGAGCAGCCCTACCTCGAGCTCGGTCTCAAGGACGACGAGTACGCCCGAATCCGCGAGGTACTCGGCCGCCGGCCCACCCAGACCGAGCTCGCGATGTACTCGATCATGTGGAGCGAGCACTGCTCCTACAAGTCGAGCAAGGTGCACCTCCGGCAGTTCGGCGAGAAGGCCCCGAAGACCGACGCGCTGCTCGTCGGCATGGGGGAGAACGCCGGGGTGGTCGACGTCGGCGGCGGTCTCGCCGTCACGTTCAAGGTCGAGAGCCACAACCACCCGAGCTTCGTCGAGCCGTACCAGGGCGCGGCGACCGGCGTCGGCGGCATCGTCCGCGACATCCTGACGATGGGTGCCCGCCCGATCGCGGTGATGGACCCGCTGCGCTTCGGCGCGCCGGACCACCCCGACACCGCTCGCGTGCTGCCCGGCATCGTCGCGGGCGTCGGCGGCTACGGGAACTGCCTCGGCTTGCCGAACATCGGCGGCGAGGTCGTGTTCGACCCGTGCTACCAGGGCAACCCGCTGGTCAACGCGCTCTGCGTCGGCGTGATGCCGCACGACCGGATCCAGCTGTCGGCCGCGCGCGGAGTGGGCAACGTCGTCGTTCTGCTCGGCGCGAAGACCGGCCGGGACGGCATCGGCGGCGTCTCGGTGCTGGCCAGCGCCACATTCGAGGAGGGCGCCGAGACCCGGCGCCCGTCGGTGCAGGTCGGCGACCCGTTCGCGGAGAAGCTGCTGATCGAGTCCTGCCTGGAGATGTTCGACCGCAAGCTGGTCGTCGGCATCCAGGACCTCGGGGGCGCCGGCTTGACCTGCGCCACCACCGAGACCGCTGCGGCCGGTAAGTCCGGGATGCGGGTGTGGCTCGAGCGGGTTCCGCTGCGCGAGCCGTCGATGGAGCCGCACGAGATCCTCGCCAGCGAGTCGCAGGAGCGGATGCTCGCGATCGTCGAGCCGTCGAAGCTCGACGAGGTGCTGGCGCTGGCCGCCAAGTGGGGCGTGATCGCGACCGCGATCGGCGAGGTCACCGAGGGCGACCGTTTGGTGATCACCTGGCACGACGACGTCGTGGTCGATGTTCCACCGCGAAGCCTGTCGGACGAGGGGCCGGTGTACAACCGTCCGATCGAGCGGCCGGGCGACTTCGACCTGGTGCGCGCCGACCGGGCCGAGACGCTGCCGCGGCCGAAGACCGGTGACGAGCTGCGCGAGACGCTGCTCAAGCTGGTCGCGAGCCCGAACCTGGCCGACAAGACCTGGGTCACCGAGCAGTACGACCGGTACGTCCAGGGCAACACCGTGCTGGCCCAGCCCGAGGACGCCGGTGTGATCCGGCTGGACGAGGAGACCGGGCGGGGCATCGCGCTGGCCACCGACGGCAACGGCCGGTACGCCAAGCTCGACCCGTACGCCGGGGCGCAGCTCGCGCTCGCCGAGGCGTACCGGAACGTGGCGACGACCGGCGCGGCGCCGCTGGCGGTCACGAACTGCCTCAACTTCGGCAGCCCGGAAGACCCGCACGTGATGTGGCAGTTCCAGCAGGCGGTGACCGGCCTGGCGGACGGGTGCCAGCAGTTGGGCACTCCGGTGACCGGCGGCAACGTCAGCTTCTACAACCAGACCGGGTCGACGGCGATCCACCCCACGCCGGTCATCGGTGTGCTGGGCGTCTTCGACGACGTCGCCCGGCGGACGCCGATCGGCTTCCAGGACGACGGCGAGTCGCTGATCCTGCTCGGGTCGACCGAGGAGGAGCTGTCCGGCTCGGAGTGGGCGTGGGCTCTGCACGGGCACCTGGGCGGCGTCCCGCCGAAGGTGGACCTCGCGCGGGAGAAGCTGCTCGCCGACATCCTGATCGCGGGATCGCGGGACGGGATGCTCTCGGCGGCCCACGACCTGTCGGACGGTGGGCTGGCGCAGGCGCTGACCGAGGCGACGCTGCGGTACGGCGTCGGCGCGCGGATCGTCCTGCCGGAGGGCGCGGACCCGTTCGTCTGGCTGTTCTCCGAGTCGGCCGGGCGGGTGCTGGTGTCGGTGCCGCGTACGGAGGAGCTCCGCTTCACCGACATGTGCACGATGCGGGCGCTGCCCTGGACCCGGATCGGCGTCGTCGACAAGGTCGGCGGTGCGTTGGAGGTGCAGGGCCAGTTCACGATCCCGCTGGACGAGCTGCGCTCAGCATGGACGGGGACTCTGCCGAACCTGTTCGGCTAAATCGGAGCCACCGAAGCGGATTGCATTCGCGAGGGCTATCGGCATTCCAAATGCAATCCGCTTCGGCGGCGGCCCGCCGTTCGGGGAAGGCATCGGCGGCGCTCGGGGAGCTGAGCGCCGCCGGCCAGGGGTGGGCCGAGCGGACGCTCAGCGTTGGCCGTTCGGGGGCCAGTACTGCTGCGCCGACCACTCCGGTTCGGGCTGGTACTCCGGAGCGGGCGGGACGGGACCGGGCTGCTGCGGCGCGGCCTGCGGGTAGCCGCCGTAGGCGCCGTGCGGGGCCGGGTGGCCGGCCGGGGCCGGGGCCGGAGGCCCGCTCATCGGCGGCGTCGCGGGCTGGTAGCCCTGCGCAGGGTATCCCGGGTGGCCGGGCGTTGATCCGGGTGCCTGGGCCCACTGAGGGCCGCCGCCGTTGGGGCCCTGCCACTGTCCGTCGCTCTGCCACTGCCCGTCGTTCTGCTGCCATGCCTGGGTCGGGGCCGGCGCGGCGTAGCCGTTCGCGGGGGGCGCCGACGGGTGCGGCCCGGGGTAGCCGCCGTACGGCGGCGCCGACCCGGGATAACCGCCCGCGGGTGGGGCCGATGCGGGGTACGCAGCCGCGGGCGGCGCCGAAGCCGGGTAGGCCGGAGACGCGGCGGCGGGATAACCGGCAGCCGGCGGCCCAGAGGCCGGGTACGCAGCGGCCGGCGGCGCCGACGCCGGGTAGGCCGACGCTGGCGGCGCGGAGGCCGGGTACGCAGCGGCCGGCGGCGCCGACGCCGGGTAGGCCGACGCTGGCGGCGCGGAGGCCGGGTACGCAGCCGCCGGGGGCGCCGACGCGGGGAACGCGGCGGTCGGCGGGGCGGCGCCGGGGTACCCCGCAGCCGGAGGCGCCGACGCGGGGAACGCCGCGGTCGGCGGTGCAGCGGCGGAGTATGCGGACGTCGGGTACGCCGAGGCGGGGGGCGCCGACGCGGGGTGGGAAGCGGTCGGCGGTGCCGGGGCGGGGTAGGACGGGGGCGCGGACCACTGCGCGGTCGGCTGCATCACCGACGTGTGCGGTGGGCCGGGCGGCGTCGGGGGAACCTGGCCCGGCGCGGCGGGGTACCCCGCCGATGTGGCCGCGAGCGGCGGCCCGGACATCGGGGTCGGCTGGGGTGCGGCGGCCGGGGGTGTGTCCCAGCCCGCCAGCGGTGCCTCGGCGAGCGGCGGTTCGCCGTAGGCCGCTCGGCCCGGCGTCCCCCATTGCTGTTCGAAACCGGGATTGACCGCGGGCCAGGCCGTGGTGGGGTCGCTGGGCGCGACCGGTCTACCGGACACCGGGGCGGGAACACCGGAGGCCGGAACACCGGAAGCGGGAGCGTCCGACTCGGCGGGCGACGGGTCGATCGTGGGCCACTCCGCGGTGCGCTCGCCGGACGACGAGCCGTGGCCGGAGTCGCTGTCCGACCAGCCGCTGGGCGCGCCGGACACGTGGATCGGCTCGGTCGAGCGGTTCACGTAGGGCGCCTCGTCGGCGTTCTGCGCCCACCCGCCGGGCTGCCAGTTGCCCGCCGGCGGCGGCGCGCCCCAGACCGCGGTCGCGGCGGCACCCGCGGGCGCCTCGGCCCGGCCGAACGGGGGTTGGTTGGCGACCGTGGTCTCCGACAGCACGCTGTTCGGCACCCGCACCGGCATCGTCGGCATGATCGACTCGGCCGCGACCAGGTCGGGAAGCTCCTGCGGGCCGCTGCCAGGACCGCCGGAGTCCTTGTCCTTGCGCTTGTACATCCACCAGCCCAGAGCACCCAGGCCGCCGAGCGCCAGCACGATGCCGAGAACGACCAGCACGGTGTCCCACGGGAAGCCACCGTCGTCGGCCTTCAGCGCCTGCGGAGCCGGGCTGGTCGCCGGGGCCGGGCTGCTGGGCGCGGTCGAGGGGGTCGGGCTCGCGCTGGCGACCTGCTTGTCGAGCGCGAGTTGGACGCCGGTGATCGTGCCGTTCTGTGGCGTGACCGTCGTGCGGCTGACCTCGAAGCCGGCCATCGTCGCTTCGATCGTCACCTTGCTGCCGGCCAGCGGCGGGCTCGGTGTGCAGTTGAACGCACCGGCCGAGTCGGTGGTCGCCAGGCACGTGGTGCCGTTGACGTCGCGGGCGACGACGCTCACCCCGACGATCGGCTGCCCGGAGCTGCCGTCGACGATCGTGCCGTTGATCTGGGTGACGGCGGGCGGTGCGCCGGCGAGGTTGAGCGTGAACTGGCTGCTGTCGTTGGCCGGGTTCGGATCGTCGCCGCCGGCGTCGATCGTGATCTGGCCGGTCGCGCTGAACACGTCGGTCGGCTGCAGGGACCCGGCCGGTGGTGCGCCGATGACCAGCGTGAAGACGGTCGTCTTACCGACGTCGAGCTCGCTGACCGGGCACACCAGCACGGTCGGCCCATTGACCTGATTGCAGGGCGGGCTGCTGCTGGCCAGGTAAACGCCGCGGTCGCCGAACGGAATGACCACGTTCGCGTTGAACGCGTCGGCCTTCTTGTCACCGTCGTTCGTGACCGCGAACACGAGCGTCGCCGGCTGCCCGCCCGCCTGGCTCGCCAAGTTGCCCTGCCGGACCTCCAGCCGAAGGTCGGCGGGCTCCCCCGCGAACACCGGGGTGGTGGAGGGGAGGAAAACCAGGCCCGCCGCTGCGAGGGCAGCTAACAGGGCCGCGCCCAGCCGCCTTGCGTACCGCCGCACCACTGTCTCCCGCGTCTCCCGGGTCGCGCCCGGTGGCGCTCCGACCGTCTTACCCGACACCCGTCCGTTGGGGGGCTCAACCACCGCGCCCCTTCGGTGGTTGTACGACCGACAACTATGCCTTGCCAAGGAGGGCGATACCTAACGTCTCGGCGGTTTGCCCGAGTCACTCGGGGAACCTCCGTCCGCTCGGACCGATCTCCCTCGGCCGTCCGGGCCGTCAGGCGGTACCGATCGTTGCACGCCGGGGCGTCCGGGCGGTGCGACGCAACCGATCTGTGGACAGCGTTACGGTTCGGCTGTGGCGAAGGTGGTCGAAGATCCGGACGCCGTGGCGGCAGCCGTCGCGGCGTTGGACGCGGGTGAGTCGGTGGCGCCGCTGGTGCTCCGGAACGCGGTGCGGCATCTGCTCGGGGTGCTGGCCCGGAGCGCGCCCGGCAAGTCGGTCGAGGTGCGGGTGCCCCCGTACGGGGCCGTGCAGTGCGGCGACGGGCCGCGGCACACACGGGGGACACCGCCGAACGTCGTGGAGACCGACCCGGCGACGTGGGTGTCGCTGGCCACCGGGCGGACGACCTGGGCCGACGCGGTGGCGGCGGGCAAGGTGTCGGCGAGCGGCTCGCGCGCCGACCTGAGCGTCTGGCTGCCGCTGGCCTAGACGGCCGCGGCGGGTACCACCGGAACGGCGGACGTGCTCGTCACGATCCGCGGAGCGGCACCCCTCGGCGGCGAGGCCAGGTACACGGCCACCGCCCCCTCGCCCTCCACCGTGAGCCGGTGGGTGTCGCCCGGCCGGGTGCCGACCATGTCGCCGGCCGCGACCACGCGCTCGTCCAGGCCGTCGCGGGACGCCCGGGTCTCACGCAGCGCACCCGAAACCACGGCGACGGTGCCGAAGCCGCGCTCGTGGGCGTGCAGGTCGCTGGCGGCGTCCGGGCCGAGTTTCACCAGCCAGGCGTCGTAGAGGAAGTTGCCACGCAGCTCGATCGCGCTGCCGGTCGGCAGGTTCTCGAAGACTGTGGGATCAGTAACAGTGAGCAACGCCTCGGCTCGCTCGCGCAGGGCGGTGGGCGTCAGCGAGGAAGGGGCGAGCAGGTAGGGCTCGGGGAAGTCCAGCACGACGAATCCGTCTCCGGGGAATTGCCGGTACTCCCGATCAGGGCTCCGGCGAGTTGCCCGCGGCGTCCGAACGGACTGCGCGCGAGCCGGGCGGTCGTCAGCGACAACACTCGTCGTACACGTGGCCGCGCCGGCTCAGCCCCGAGCGGCCGGCGGTCGCCGGCAGCGGGACGAGGTACGGGGTCGCGGTCACGACGAAGAGTGAACCACATCCCGGGAGCCGGATACACCCCGGCGACGGGTGGGCGACAGTATGCAACATCCGCGGGCTCCTGCCGGAAACCCGGATCTCGCCGCGGCTCAACCGTCCCGATGGTCAACTAGACTGGCCGCGTGCTCCGTGGTGACGGCAAGCTGACGCACGAACTCGACCCCTCCGATACCGGCCCCCAGGACGCCTGTGGGG
The sequence above is a segment of the Cryptosporangium aurantiacum genome. Coding sequences within it:
- a CDS encoding cupin domain-containing protein, with protein sequence MLDFPEPYLLAPSSLTPTALRERAEALLTVTDPTVFENLPTGSAIELRGNFLYDAWLVKLGPDAASDLHAHERGFGTVAVVSGALRETRASRDGLDERVVAAGDMVGTRPGDTHRLTVEGEGAVAVYLASPPRGAAPRIVTSTSAVPVVPAAAV
- the purL gene encoding phosphoribosylformylglycinamidine synthase subunit PurL, yielding MTDTVSQAQQSPDAEQPYLELGLKDDEYARIREVLGRRPTQTELAMYSIMWSEHCSYKSSKVHLRQFGEKAPKTDALLVGMGENAGVVDVGGGLAVTFKVESHNHPSFVEPYQGAATGVGGIVRDILTMGARPIAVMDPLRFGAPDHPDTARVLPGIVAGVGGYGNCLGLPNIGGEVVFDPCYQGNPLVNALCVGVMPHDRIQLSAARGVGNVVVLLGAKTGRDGIGGVSVLASATFEEGAETRRPSVQVGDPFAEKLLIESCLEMFDRKLVVGIQDLGGAGLTCATTETAAAGKSGMRVWLERVPLREPSMEPHEILASESQERMLAIVEPSKLDEVLALAAKWGVIATAIGEVTEGDRLVITWHDDVVVDVPPRSLSDEGPVYNRPIERPGDFDLVRADRAETLPRPKTGDELRETLLKLVASPNLADKTWVTEQYDRYVQGNTVLAQPEDAGVIRLDEETGRGIALATDGNGRYAKLDPYAGAQLALAEAYRNVATTGAAPLAVTNCLNFGSPEDPHVMWQFQQAVTGLADGCQQLGTPVTGGNVSFYNQTGSTAIHPTPVIGVLGVFDDVARRTPIGFQDDGESLILLGSTEEELSGSEWAWALHGHLGGVPPKVDLAREKLLADILIAGSRDGMLSAAHDLSDGGLAQALTEATLRYGVGARIVLPEGADPFVWLFSESAGRVLVSVPRTEELRFTDMCTMRALPWTRIGVVDKVGGALEVQGQFTIPLDELRSAWTGTLPNLFG
- the purS gene encoding phosphoribosylformylglycinamidine synthase subunit PurS, which encodes MPASTRVVVDVMLKPEILDPQGQAIANALPTLGFSSIAAVRQGKRFEVELAGEATEEALDEVRRAAATLLANPVIEDFEVRVEVAQ
- the purQ gene encoding phosphoribosylformylglycinamidine synthase subunit PurQ → MSPRIGVITFPGSLDDRDALRAVKLAGGEPVSLWHADADLRGVDAVILPGGFSYGDYLRCGAIARFAPAMNTLVDAAKGGLPVLGICNGFQVLCESHLLPGALRRNHHLHFRNRDQKLRIESTSTRWTQDYQEGEEILIPLKSGEGAYIADEKTLDALEAEGRVIARYVGNPNGSLRDIAGISNEAGNVVGLMPHPEHAIEALTGPSTDGLGFFTSVIRALVPA
- a CDS encoding carboxypeptidase regulatory-like domain-containing protein translates to MVEPPNGRVSGKTVGAPPGATRETRETVVRRYARRLGAALLAALAAAGLVFLPSTTPVFAGEPADLRLEVRQGNLASQAGGQPATLVFAVTNDGDKKADAFNANVVIPFGDRGVYLASSSPPCNQVNGPTVLVCPVSELDVGKTTVFTLVIGAPPAGSLQPTDVFSATGQITIDAGGDDPNPANDSSQFTLNLAGAPPAVTQINGTIVDGSSGQPIVGVSVVARDVNGTTCLATTDSAGAFNCTPSPPLAGSKVTIEATMAGFEVSRTTVTPQNGTITGVQLALDKQVASASPTPSTAPSSPAPATSPAPQALKADDGGFPWDTVLVVLGIVLALGGLGALGWWMYKRKDKDSGGPGSGPQELPDLVAAESIMPTMPVRVPNSVLSETTVANQPPFGRAEAPAGAAATAVWGAPPPAGNWQPGGWAQNADEAPYVNRSTEPIHVSGAPSGWSDSDSGHGSSSGERTAEWPTIDPSPAESDAPASGVPASGVPAPVSGRPVAPSDPTTAWPAVNPGFEQQWGTPGRAAYGEPPLAEAPLAGWDTPPAAAPQPTPMSGPPLAATSAGYPAAPGQVPPTPPGPPHTSVMQPTAQWSAPPSYPAPAPPTASHPASAPPASAYPTSAYSAAAPPTAAFPASAPPAAGYPGAAPPTAAFPASAPPAAAYPASAPPASAYPASAPPAAAYPASAPPASAYPASAPPAAAYPASGPPAAGYPAAASPAYPASAPPAAAYPASAPPAGGYPGSAPPYGGYPGPHPSAPPANGYAAPAPTQAWQQNDGQWQSDGQWQGPNGGGPQWAQAPGSTPGHPGYPAQGYQPATPPMSGPPAPAPAGHPAPHGAYGGYPQAAPQQPGPVPPAPEYQPEPEWSAQQYWPPNGQR
- a CDS encoding sterol carrier family protein; this encodes MAAAVAALDAGESVAPLVLRNAVRHLLGVLARSAPGKSVEVRVPPYGAVQCGDGPRHTRGTPPNVVETDPATWVSLATGRTTWADAVAAGKVSASGSRADLSVWLPLA
- a CDS encoding TetR/AcrR family transcriptional regulator produces the protein MSRESALSTRDRILDAAAAVMRERGMAHATTKEIAKAAGLSEAALYKHFTDKTELFVRVLAERLPRFLPTIETLDVEAGTVVDNLRTVAEAAITFYADSFPISVSIFAEPKVLHAHRAALRRTGAGPHKANEALAEYLAAEKERGRIHADADPSSLAALVLGACFQHAFLHQFADDEQVDAAGAADRLITALAPALLP